From the Acidobacteriota bacterium genome, one window contains:
- a CDS encoding ATP-binding protein, producing MLRPKVESYLRQFPAVALLGPRQVGKTTLARDIARTADSVYLDLEDPADLAKLEDQGAYLRSLRGRLVVLDEVQRAPGLFQLLRVLIDERIRGGEAAGQFLILGSASIDLLRQSGESLAGRIACLELSPLDIRETREETRTSLWIRGGFPPSFLAPSDHQRARWRDQFVRSYLERDIPQLGPRIPAETLRRLWTMLAHGQGDLLNAANLARALAVDGKTVTKYLDLLFDLLSVRRLPPFFANVRKRLVKSPRLYVRDSGIVHTLLRLDDEESVLGHPVAGKSWEGFVLETLIRAAAERTQASFYRTATGVEVDLILELPRGRLWAIEIKRGLAPKVERGLRVALTDLQPEKAFLVHSGEDRYPRGHNLEAIGLEALADELSSRDH from the coding sequence GTGTTGCGACCCAAAGTCGAGTCATATCTGCGTCAGTTCCCGGCCGTTGCCCTCCTTGGGCCCAGGCAGGTCGGGAAGACGACTCTGGCCCGGGATATCGCACGCACTGCCGACAGCGTGTACCTGGATCTGGAAGACCCCGCCGATCTGGCCAAGCTGGAGGATCAGGGCGCCTACCTCCGCTCCCTGCGCGGACGGCTCGTGGTGCTCGACGAAGTGCAACGCGCGCCGGGGCTCTTCCAGCTCCTGCGCGTTCTCATCGACGAACGCATCCGGGGTGGCGAGGCCGCCGGCCAATTCCTCATTCTCGGTTCCGCCTCCATCGATCTGTTGCGGCAATCGGGCGAGAGCTTGGCTGGACGTATTGCCTGCCTGGAACTGTCGCCGCTGGACATCCGGGAGACCCGAGAAGAGACCCGGACTTCACTCTGGATCAGGGGTGGATTCCCGCCCAGTTTTCTGGCGCCAAGCGACCATCAGAGAGCGCGGTGGCGGGATCAGTTCGTCCGGAGCTATCTGGAACGGGACATCCCTCAGTTGGGGCCTCGGATCCCGGCCGAAACCTTGCGGCGGCTCTGGACCATGCTGGCCCATGGCCAGGGGGATCTACTGAACGCGGCGAATTTGGCCCGCGCTCTCGCCGTCGACGGCAAGACCGTGACCAAGTACCTCGACCTGCTGTTTGACCTGCTGTCGGTTCGCCGGCTGCCGCCGTTTTTCGCCAACGTTCGGAAGCGTCTGGTGAAATCCCCCCGGCTCTACGTCCGCGACAGCGGCATCGTCCACACGTTGCTGCGCCTCGATGATGAGGAGAGCGTCCTCGGTCACCCCGTCGCCGGCAAGAGTTGGGAAGGATTCGTCCTGGAAACCCTGATCCGGGCCGCCGCCGAGCGCACCCAAGCCAGCTTCTATCGCACCGCCACCGGCGTCGAGGTCGACCTGATACTGGAGCTTCCGAGAGGCCGCCTCTGGGCCATCGAGATCAAGCGCGGACTCGCCCCCAAAGTGGAGCGGGGCTTGCGGGTCGCGCTGACCGATCTACAGCCGGAAAAGGCGTTTCTGGTGCACTCGGGCGAGGATCGTTATCCGAGAGGGCACAACCTCGAAGCCATCGGCTTGGAGGCTCTGGCCGACGAACTCTCCAGCCGGGACCATTAG